One segment of Rubripirellula amarantea DNA contains the following:
- a CDS encoding sodium:solute symporter family protein — KAFYRLDLLTIGDFYRKRFGKTTEIFTSIVIAMSYLGWAAAQLTALGLLISVLGQNAGWTELRINHGIMIGVLIVAFYTVMGGMWSVALTDMIQTFVIIVGLIVVAFLMARAAGGVGVVVESAHQAGRFDLFPEGGGREVMVFLAGFLTAALGSIPQQDVFQRVTSAKDEKTAQRGTLLGGLFYCAFAFVPMFIAYAAIVIDPDHLVQFASEDTREVQRALPAAIIASTPFWAQALFLGALLSAILSTASGTLLAPASLLVENVVRPLAPRMTDRTMLICLRSVLLVFAALAAYQAFTSNQTMYEMVEHAYSITLVGAFAPLAVGLAWRGATTQGALLSIATGIVVWLTVHHFAEDFIVPAQLCGLSASLVAIVLGSLLPEWVGQTPDTTEMMDLARK, encoded by the coding sequence CAAAGCGTTCTACCGATTAGATCTGCTGACCATTGGCGACTTCTACCGGAAGCGATTTGGCAAAACCACCGAGATCTTCACATCGATTGTGATCGCGATGTCCTACCTGGGCTGGGCTGCGGCTCAACTGACGGCCCTGGGGCTACTGATTTCTGTACTCGGACAAAATGCTGGCTGGACGGAACTTCGGATCAACCATGGAATCATGATCGGCGTCCTTATCGTGGCGTTTTACACGGTCATGGGCGGGATGTGGTCAGTGGCACTGACGGACATGATTCAGACCTTTGTGATTATTGTCGGACTCATCGTCGTCGCGTTCCTGATGGCTCGAGCAGCCGGGGGAGTGGGCGTGGTAGTCGAGTCGGCTCACCAGGCTGGACGCTTTGACCTATTTCCCGAAGGCGGCGGTCGCGAGGTGATGGTGTTTCTCGCTGGCTTCCTTACCGCGGCTTTGGGTTCTATCCCTCAGCAGGACGTCTTCCAGCGCGTGACCAGCGCGAAGGATGAGAAAACGGCACAGCGGGGCACCTTGCTAGGAGGATTGTTTTACTGTGCATTTGCCTTCGTGCCGATGTTCATCGCTTACGCTGCCATCGTGATTGATCCGGACCACTTGGTTCAATTCGCGAGCGAGGATACGCGGGAAGTCCAGCGAGCGTTGCCCGCAGCGATCATTGCGTCCACCCCGTTTTGGGCGCAAGCCTTGTTCCTGGGGGCCTTGTTGTCAGCGATTTTATCGACGGCGAGCGGGACATTGCTTGCCCCAGCAAGTTTGCTTGTCGAGAACGTCGTCCGCCCGCTCGCACCACGAATGACCGATCGGACGATGTTGATTTGTCTTCGCAGCGTGCTGTTGGTGTTCGCCGCCTTGGCGGCATACCAAGCGTTCACAAGCAACCAAACGATGTACGAGATGGTCGAGCACGCGTATAGCATCACGCTGGTTGGCGCCTTTGCTCCTTTGGCGGTCGGGCTAGCATGGCGGGGCGCGACGACTCAGGGAGCGCTTTTGTCGATCGCAACGGGAATCGTAGTCTGGCTAACCGTGCATCACTTTGCAGAAGACTTCATTGTCCCCGCTCAACTTTGCGGGTTAAGTGCAAGCCTTGTCGCGATCGTCCTCGGTTCGCTGCTGCCCGAATGGGTAGGTCAGACACCCGATACTACCGAGATGATGGACCTGGCGAGAAAGTAA
- a CDS encoding low molecular weight protein-tyrosine-phosphatase, with amino-acid sequence MTIHARWPFVSSFSLNSMTKKVLFVCMGNICRSPAGEAVMQRFADEFGADVEVDSAGTHGYHVGERADVRMRTASESRGYELKSIARKVEPSDLQRERFDLVLAMDSENHAILVEMAGGIKPHIRMFSDYLDDTWPTDVPDPYYGEEDGFGEVLDMLEEGCPVILETLIGEDLFAGEFDEDQ; translated from the coding sequence ATGACCATTCATGCTCGCTGGCCGTTTGTTTCCTCTTTTTCTCTCAATTCGATGACAAAAAAAGTCCTATTCGTATGCATGGGAAATATTTGCCGATCCCCCGCAGGTGAGGCTGTCATGCAACGTTTCGCAGATGAATTCGGAGCCGATGTCGAAGTGGATTCGGCGGGAACCCATGGTTATCACGTCGGCGAGCGAGCCGATGTTCGAATGAGAACGGCGAGTGAATCGCGAGGCTACGAGCTAAAAAGCATCGCGAGAAAGGTTGAACCGTCCGACCTCCAGCGCGAACGGTTTGATTTGGTTCTGGCGATGGATTCGGAAAACCATGCCATTTTGGTTGAAATGGCCGGTGGTATTAAGCCTCACATCCGAATGTTCAGCGACTACCTCGACGACACCTGGCCCACTGATGTGCCCGACCCGTACTACGGTGAAGAGGACGGATTCGGCGAGGTTCTGGACATGCTCGAAGAAGGCTGTCCGGTCATCTTAGAAACTCTGATTGGTGAAGATCTATTCGCCGGTGAGTTTGACGAAGACCAGTGA
- a CDS encoding response regulator: protein MSIRFTQSCPTCGRRVQIRASLVGYNVVCQHCSAEFVANSDGESGSSAPKSPENVLNVEPILADPLMARVEAALKRAADQSSPV, encoded by the coding sequence ATGTCCATTCGATTCACACAGTCCTGTCCTACTTGTGGACGTCGCGTCCAGATTCGTGCATCACTGGTCGGTTACAACGTCGTCTGCCAACACTGCAGTGCTGAATTCGTAGCTAATAGCGATGGCGAATCGGGAAGCTCAGCACCCAAAAGCCCCGAGAACGTTCTAAACGTCGAACCGATTTTGGCGGATCCCTTGATGGCACGAGTGGAAGCCGCACTCAAACGAGCGGCGGATCAGTCCTCGCCCGTATAG
- a CDS encoding arylsulfatase, protein MLPTRIKTAFAFRWSDALVPSPWVTTKSTTPFAYLIIAMGLASLTLVNRAEVVANEQPNIVIILADDLGFSDLGCYGGEIETPNLDRLAEDGLRFTQFYNTARCWPTRSAMMTGHYAQAIGKDTLIEGKRRGAHNLRPDWAPLISVPLREVGYRSYHSGKWHIDGKPTENGFDRSYWLRDHDRLFGPTKHFLDDKTLKPVTDDESYYSSTAIADHAIECLQDHAAEHSSQPFFSFVTFNVPHFPLQAPAEDIAKYDGRYDDGWQAMRQRRFERMQDLLHLPAKLSPVEPDVGPPYYFADAFEKLGSGEVNRPVDWESLTSAQKEFQANKMEIHAAMVDRMDQEIGRLLDQVDAMGQTDNTLVIFLSDNGASAEIMVRGDGHDQEAMMGTGETYLCLGPGFSNACNTPFRRHKTWVHEGGTSTPLVVRWPKKITDAGALRNQPGHVVDLWPTIADAVTATSRTEETPFEVIGLPGGYDRPGKSLLPTIVANTSVARDHLWWLHEGNRAIIAGDWKLVAAKDQPWELFNLAEDRSECVDLSHTHQERVAELSAMWIAETEKIRQCVDAYTGED, encoded by the coding sequence GTGTTACCGACTCGCATCAAAACGGCTTTTGCTTTCCGATGGAGTGACGCTCTAGTACCGTCGCCATGGGTAACGACGAAATCGACGACACCGTTTGCATACCTGATCATTGCGATGGGATTGGCTTCGCTAACTCTTGTGAATCGTGCTGAAGTGGTTGCTAACGAGCAACCCAACATCGTCATCATTCTGGCTGACGATTTAGGGTTCTCCGACTTGGGGTGCTATGGCGGTGAAATCGAGACGCCGAACCTGGATCGCTTGGCGGAAGACGGTTTGCGATTCACTCAGTTCTATAACACTGCCCGATGTTGGCCGACGCGTTCCGCCATGATGACCGGTCACTACGCGCAAGCGATCGGCAAGGACACATTGATCGAAGGGAAACGAAGAGGTGCGCACAATCTTCGGCCTGATTGGGCTCCGTTGATTTCGGTGCCGCTACGCGAGGTTGGCTATCGCAGTTACCACAGTGGGAAATGGCACATTGACGGTAAGCCAACTGAAAATGGATTTGATCGATCGTATTGGCTGCGTGATCACGATCGTCTGTTTGGACCCACCAAGCACTTCCTTGATGACAAAACGTTGAAACCCGTGACGGATGATGAATCGTACTATTCGTCCACGGCAATCGCCGACCATGCGATCGAGTGTCTACAGGACCATGCCGCCGAGCATTCGTCGCAACCGTTCTTCTCGTTCGTGACGTTTAACGTGCCACACTTCCCGTTGCAGGCACCTGCTGAAGACATTGCGAAGTACGATGGACGGTATGACGATGGTTGGCAGGCGATGCGTCAACGGCGGTTTGAAAGGATGCAGGATCTATTGCACCTGCCCGCGAAACTGTCTCCGGTGGAACCTGATGTCGGACCGCCTTATTACTTTGCTGACGCCTTTGAAAAACTTGGAAGCGGCGAAGTGAATCGTCCAGTCGACTGGGAATCGTTGACATCGGCGCAAAAAGAGTTTCAAGCGAACAAGATGGAGATTCACGCAGCGATGGTGGATCGAATGGACCAAGAGATTGGACGTTTGCTTGATCAAGTCGATGCGATGGGGCAAACCGACAACACGCTGGTGATATTCTTGTCGGACAATGGTGCATCGGCCGAAATCATGGTTCGCGGCGATGGCCATGATCAAGAAGCTATGATGGGCACTGGAGAAACCTATCTTTGTTTGGGGCCGGGCTTTTCCAACGCATGCAATACTCCCTTTCGTCGGCACAAAACGTGGGTGCACGAAGGCGGAACTTCCACTCCTTTGGTGGTGCGTTGGCCGAAGAAGATTACCGATGCGGGTGCCCTCAGGAATCAACCGGGACACGTTGTCGATCTGTGGCCGACAATCGCTGACGCGGTCACCGCGACGTCGCGGACCGAAGAGACTCCGTTTGAGGTTATTGGACTTCCCGGTGGGTATGACCGGCCTGGAAAGTCACTGCTTCCAACAATCGTCGCCAACACATCGGTTGCTCGCGACCACCTATGGTGGCTGCACGAGGGCAATCGGGCGATCATTGCGGGTGACTGGAAATTAGTCGCGGCCAAGGATCAACCGTGGGAACTATTCAATTTGGCCGAAGACCGTTCCGAGTGCGTGGATCTGTCACACACTCACCAAGAACGGGTCGCTGAATTGTCCGCGATGTGGATCGCTGAAACGGAAAAGATCCGCCAGTGTGTCGATGCCTATACGGGCGAGGACTGA
- a CDS encoding YciI family protein: protein MKFICLGYADMSTFASKSEAEMNALMEQCLKYDDQLRAGGHYVGGEALKAASDAITLRYKDGQVHATDGPFAETKEQLGGILILEADNLQHAVDLMSKHPGVRIGPFEIRPADEVVNALIKERLGL, encoded by the coding sequence ATGAAGTTTATTTGTCTCGGGTACGCTGACATGTCGACCTTTGCATCAAAAAGTGAAGCAGAGATGAACGCGTTAATGGAACAGTGTCTCAAGTACGACGACCAACTTCGTGCTGGCGGACACTATGTAGGCGGTGAAGCGTTAAAGGCAGCCAGCGATGCAATAACGTTGAGGTACAAGGATGGCCAAGTTCATGCTACCGATGGCCCGTTCGCAGAGACCAAAGAGCAGTTGGGCGGCATTTTGATTTTGGAGGCCGACAATCTACAGCATGCCGTTGATTTGATGTCCAAGCATCCTGGAGTCCGCATCGGTCCATTTGAAATTCGACCGGCAGACGAAGTTGTCAACGCGCTGATCAAAGAGCGTCTAGGGCTTTGA
- a CDS encoding aldo/keto reductase: protein MEQRRLGGSGISVSDICMGTMTFGSQCDERLSHAICDRAYDAGIDFFDAAEIYPVPPQAETVGLTEEIFGRWLKTKPRESVIVATKVTGPGHGWFTPPVRHGKTAIDRRQVFQACEASLDRLGTDYIDLYQIHWPDHGLPYEEVLGILTELREEGLVRTIGCSNETCWGLMKSLWAADLHEVDRYQTVQNNFSLINRRCESELAQVCRREGVSLLPYSPLGGGVLTGKYNDGPPEGGRFTEYLQNGGERQLKMARRFVNERTIETARRLGEIAQSIGTTVTALAVAWSRQHDFVASTIIGATTVDQLDESLAAKDLILDDETLARIDEIDFEIPNPMTEDGLRRL from the coding sequence GTGGAACAACGCAGACTTGGTGGCAGCGGAATCTCGGTTTCAGACATTTGCATGGGGACCATGACGTTTGGCTCGCAATGCGATGAACGACTCTCTCATGCAATTTGTGATCGAGCTTATGACGCGGGGATCGACTTCTTTGACGCCGCCGAGATTTATCCGGTACCGCCCCAAGCCGAAACGGTTGGCTTAACGGAAGAGATATTCGGTCGTTGGCTCAAAACCAAGCCTCGCGAATCGGTGATTGTCGCCACCAAAGTTACCGGTCCCGGTCACGGGTGGTTCACCCCACCGGTAAGACACGGAAAGACAGCGATCGATCGAAGGCAAGTCTTTCAGGCCTGCGAAGCATCGCTTGATCGCTTGGGTACCGATTACATCGACCTTTATCAAATCCATTGGCCCGATCACGGTCTGCCCTACGAAGAAGTGCTTGGGATCTTGACCGAACTGCGTGAAGAAGGCTTGGTGCGAACGATTGGCTGCAGCAACGAAACGTGCTGGGGGCTGATGAAGAGCCTATGGGCGGCGGACCTTCACGAGGTCGATCGTTACCAGACCGTCCAGAACAACTTTTCGCTAATTAACCGACGTTGCGAGAGTGAATTGGCTCAGGTGTGCCGGCGAGAAGGCGTCAGCTTGCTGCCCTACTCTCCGCTCGGTGGGGGTGTCCTAACAGGCAAGTACAACGACGGACCGCCCGAGGGCGGACGCTTCACCGAGTACCTGCAAAATGGTGGTGAACGTCAATTGAAGATGGCTCGACGGTTTGTGAACGAACGAACGATCGAAACGGCACGCCGACTGGGGGAAATCGCCCAATCAATCGGAACCACGGTCACGGCACTAGCGGTTGCCTGGAGTCGCCAACACGATTTTGTAGCATCCACCATCATTGGTGCCACCACTGTGGATCAACTCGACGAATCGCTTGCTGCAAAAGATTTGATTCTCGATGACGAAACTTTGGCTCGTATTGACGAGATTGATTTTGAAATTCCTAATCCGATGACGGAAGATGGGCTTCGTCGCTTGTAA
- a CDS encoding alpha/beta hydrolase — METSLVGTSTSAIAEEYHHGPDSKPNPNVPHGKVTQHEWLKSKVYEGALRRYSVYVPAQYDGSKPAALMVFQDGHAFEGTTGDFRLPVVFDNLIAKGDMPVTIAVMIDPGHRGKLPPKRGWNPSPANRAVEYDSVNGDYAEFLLTEILPEVEKNYRITSNPELRAICGNSSGGICAFGVAWHRPDSFRKVLSHIGSFVNIRGGHNYQAMIRKTDAKPIRVFLQDGRNDLDNVHGNWPLANQQMAKSLAFKGYDYKFVFGDGAHDGKHGGAIFPDSLRWLWRDWKDQQL, encoded by the coding sequence ATGGAAACCTCTCTTGTGGGCACTTCAACGTCCGCAATCGCGGAAGAGTACCACCACGGTCCAGATTCCAAGCCCAACCCCAACGTTCCGCACGGGAAAGTCACTCAGCACGAATGGCTCAAGAGCAAAGTCTATGAAGGCGCGCTACGACGCTATTCGGTTTACGTGCCGGCTCAATATGACGGATCGAAGCCAGCCGCACTGATGGTGTTCCAGGATGGACATGCATTTGAAGGTACAACCGGCGACTTTCGATTGCCTGTCGTGTTCGACAACTTGATTGCCAAAGGTGACATGCCGGTAACGATCGCTGTGATGATCGACCCCGGCCACCGCGGGAAGTTGCCACCCAAGCGAGGTTGGAATCCATCACCGGCGAACCGAGCGGTTGAGTATGACTCGGTCAACGGTGACTACGCCGAATTTCTGCTCACCGAAATCCTTCCTGAGGTTGAAAAGAACTACCGGATTACTTCGAACCCTGAATTACGAGCCATTTGTGGGAATAGCAGTGGCGGCATTTGCGCGTTTGGAGTCGCATGGCACCGCCCCGATTCTTTCCGTAAGGTGCTTTCGCACATCGGCAGCTTCGTCAACATCCGAGGCGGTCACAATTACCAGGCAATGATCCGCAAGACGGATGCGAAACCAATTCGCGTGTTCCTTCAAGACGGGCGAAATGATTTGGACAACGTGCACGGCAATTGGCCGTTGGCAAACCAGCAGATGGCCAAATCGCTTGCGTTCAAAGGTTATGATTACAAGTTTGTCTTTGGTGATGGTGCTCATGATGGGAAACATGGTGGAGCAATCTTTCCCGACTCACTGCGTTGGTTGTGGCGAGATTGGAAAGACCAACAGTTGTAG
- a CDS encoding 3-dehydroquinate synthase — protein MPSFDHSIDQEFAVPFVHRLRVTDEVAGDDFNTLAELLIAGESSKARVLLVGETSLAQKVGQLGDRLKTDARIDLVSDPYLVEGGEGLKNGENTLRRLLDLVNNNGLDRRSYIVAVGGGAMLDAVGFAAAIAHRGIRLIRLPSTVLAQADSGVGVKNAINYFDKKNWIGSFAVPWAVINDTSLLQSLPDRDYFSGFSEAVKVSLLKDRDGFEWLCKNADAIRRRDPEVGKRAILDSCLLHLKHITEGGDPFEMLEARPLDFGHWSAHRLEPLTQYKIRHGEAVAIGVAIDCLYSSMKFDFPESDALTVCDALMSMGMNLWHESIYPIDRLMQGLEEFRQHLGGRLTITMLKQVGEPINVHEIDTVVMTRAIEKLATIAKPS, from the coding sequence ATGCCGAGTTTTGATCATTCCATCGATCAGGAATTTGCCGTTCCTTTTGTTCATCGCCTTCGCGTCACTGACGAAGTTGCGGGTGACGACTTCAATACGCTCGCCGAACTATTGATTGCGGGCGAGTCGAGTAAAGCTCGCGTCTTATTGGTAGGCGAAACGTCACTTGCCCAGAAGGTGGGTCAGCTTGGGGACCGCTTGAAAACCGATGCAAGAATCGACTTGGTCAGCGATCCTTATTTAGTAGAAGGTGGCGAAGGGCTTAAGAACGGCGAGAACACGCTTCGACGATTACTGGACCTTGTCAACAACAACGGACTCGACCGTCGCAGCTACATCGTGGCGGTCGGTGGTGGAGCGATGCTTGACGCGGTGGGATTCGCCGCTGCAATCGCGCACCGCGGTATTCGGTTGATTCGACTTCCCTCGACTGTCTTGGCCCAGGCTGATTCAGGTGTCGGCGTTAAGAATGCGATCAACTACTTTGACAAGAAGAACTGGATCGGCAGCTTTGCCGTTCCCTGGGCGGTGATCAATGACACCAGCCTGCTGCAATCGCTGCCTGACCGGGACTACTTCAGCGGCTTCAGCGAAGCAGTGAAGGTTTCGCTGTTAAAGGATCGTGACGGGTTCGAATGGCTTTGCAAGAACGCCGATGCTATCCGACGTCGAGATCCAGAAGTTGGCAAACGAGCGATCCTTGATTCTTGCTTGTTGCATCTCAAGCACATCACCGAGGGTGGCGATCCTTTCGAAATGCTTGAGGCTAGACCGCTTGATTTTGGTCATTGGTCGGCACACCGGCTCGAACCGTTGACCCAATACAAAATTCGCCACGGCGAGGCCGTCGCAATTGGGGTCGCAATTGATTGCCTGTATTCGTCAATGAAGTTCGATTTTCCGGAATCCGATGCGTTGACCGTATGCGATGCTTTGATGTCGATGGGAATGAACCTCTGGCACGAGTCGATTTACCCCATCGATCGACTCATGCAAGGTTTGGAAGAGTTCCGCCAACACCTTGGTGGGCGTCTTACCATCACCATGCTGAAGCAAGTCGGCGAACCAATCAACGTTCACGAAATTGACACCGTCGTGATGACGCGAGCGATCGAAAAGTTAGCGACTATTGCGAAACCTTCTTAA
- the bioB gene encoding biotin synthase BioB, producing the protein MTVSTATNHTSDPVSLGRDRYQAMADRVLGGESISRDEALSILKTPDDEVLDLLSAGFRIRQKHFGKTVQLYFLMNAKSGLCPEDCHYCSQSKISTAPVPKYNILKRDDLMEAARLAAERGAKTYCLVISARGPNERELSAVEQIVPEIKEKYNLDICACLGLLSREQADRLKACGVDRVNHNLNTSEDHYADICTTHTYADRVDTLRNVRDAGMEMCSGGIIGMGETHDDVVSMAFDLRDLGVQSIPLNFLNAIEGTPLQGNSDLSPQDCLRALAMFRFVAPDRELRISGGRELHLRSLQPLGLYVANSLFVGDYLTTKGQAPEADYDMIRDLGFEVTKSTC; encoded by the coding sequence ATGACGGTTTCCACCGCAACCAACCATACTTCCGATCCAGTTTCTCTAGGGCGAGACCGCTATCAAGCCATGGCTGATCGCGTTCTCGGTGGAGAAAGCATTTCGCGTGACGAAGCTCTGTCGATCTTGAAAACTCCCGATGACGAAGTGCTTGATCTTTTATCAGCGGGTTTTCGCATTCGACAAAAGCACTTTGGCAAGACCGTGCAACTGTATTTCTTGATGAATGCGAAGAGCGGTTTGTGTCCCGAGGATTGCCACTATTGCAGTCAATCAAAAATTTCGACCGCACCAGTCCCTAAGTACAACATTCTTAAGCGAGACGACTTGATGGAAGCGGCTCGGTTGGCCGCAGAGCGTGGAGCAAAAACTTACTGTTTGGTCATCTCGGCACGCGGTCCTAACGAACGTGAATTAAGTGCAGTTGAGCAGATCGTTCCTGAGATCAAAGAAAAGTACAACCTCGATATCTGCGCTTGCTTGGGATTGTTGTCGCGAGAACAAGCCGATCGGCTAAAAGCTTGCGGTGTCGATCGCGTCAATCACAACTTGAACACTAGCGAAGATCATTACGCTGACATCTGCACGACTCACACTTATGCCGACCGCGTTGATACGCTGCGAAATGTTCGCGACGCTGGCATGGAGATGTGCAGCGGGGGGATCATCGGCATGGGCGAAACGCATGACGACGTGGTTTCAATGGCGTTTGACTTGCGAGACTTGGGCGTTCAGTCGATACCGTTGAATTTCTTAAACGCCATCGAAGGCACGCCGCTGCAAGGCAACTCTGACTTGTCACCACAAGACTGCCTCAGGGCACTCGCGATGTTCCGGTTCGTTGCACCCGATCGCGAGCTGCGAATCTCGGGTGGACGAGAATTGCACCTACGGTCACTCCAACCACTCGGTTTGTATGTTGCCAATAGCTTGTTCGTGGGCGACTACCTAACGACCAAGGGACAAGCTCCCGAGGCGGACTACGACATGATTCGCGACCTTGGCTTTGAAGTCACCAAATCGACTTGCTAG
- a CDS encoding phosphoribosylaminoimidazolesuccinocarboxamide synthase, which translates to MTNNTNHKSYQFDSSGALLSTDLPLPRRSGKVRDVYDLGDELLIVSTDRISAFDFILPSGIPDKGRLLTSMSKFWFHLLDVRHHLISTDVPTKQLHAAAPELELSPLEGRVMVTKKAQVVPFECVVRGYLEGSGLREYQASGEICGNKLPPGLSQCDRLPQPIFTPATKAEEGHDENVTIGRMIADLGSERALDLRERSLQIYNAACEHAQSKGILIADTKFEFGMVGDDVTLIDEVLTPDSSRFWAADVYQPGKAQPSFDKQFVREWLSTCGWDKQSDPPELPAEIINKTRDKYREAYERISGDVF; encoded by the coding sequence ATGACCAATAACACCAATCATAAATCGTATCAGTTTGATTCCTCGGGAGCACTCCTTAGCACCGACCTACCGCTGCCCCGGCGAAGTGGCAAAGTACGAGACGTTTATGACCTAGGCGACGAGTTGTTGATCGTTAGTACTGATCGAATCAGTGCATTTGATTTTATTTTGCCATCGGGGATTCCCGACAAAGGGCGGTTGTTGACTTCGATGAGCAAGTTTTGGTTCCACTTGCTTGACGTCCGCCACCACCTCATTTCGACCGACGTGCCCACAAAACAATTGCACGCAGCCGCGCCGGAATTAGAACTTTCCCCGCTAGAGGGCCGGGTTATGGTCACGAAAAAGGCGCAGGTAGTTCCCTTCGAGTGCGTTGTTCGTGGTTACCTTGAAGGCAGCGGCCTTCGTGAATATCAGGCTTCCGGCGAAATCTGCGGTAATAAATTGCCGCCTGGACTCTCGCAATGTGATCGACTTCCTCAGCCCATTTTTACACCGGCCACGAAAGCCGAAGAGGGGCATGATGAAAACGTCACGATTGGGCGAATGATTGCCGACCTCGGTAGCGAACGAGCCCTCGATTTGCGCGAACGTAGTCTGCAAATTTACAATGCTGCTTGCGAGCATGCCCAGTCGAAGGGAATCCTGATCGCCGATACTAAATTCGAGTTCGGTATGGTGGGCGATGATGTGACCCTGATCGACGAAGTGCTCACACCTGACAGTTCACGATTTTGGGCTGCTGATGTTTATCAGCCCGGTAAGGCTCAACCTTCGTTTGATAAGCAATTTGTCCGCGAGTGGTTGTCAACTTGCGGATGGGACAAGCAAAGCGACCCGCCAGAGCTCCCTGCTGAAATCATCAACAAGACTCGCGATAAGTACCGCGAGGCTTACGAGCGGATCAGTGGCGATGTGTTCTAG